From Methylomonas sp. EFPC3, a single genomic window includes:
- a CDS encoding DUF5420 family protein — MPEIKYFIAEGEKADRVANQGLEFANQKRKDRQEYLTEMGADAFYERERSAPTGLAFAGADGSEKKGFKKPFQVEHESHKYWVYQPNRQTTIGKQISARLKKLATFNFSNYAVTEFSVNVHKFDAGRLYFSVAGFYKSTLVFKIPFGDDPVTIPPDFREIKKSEFIALTEE; from the coding sequence ATGCCAGAAATTAAATATTTTATTGCCGAAGGCGAAAAGGCCGATCGGGTTGCTAATCAGGGACTCGAGTTTGCCAACCAGAAACGAAAAGACCGTCAGGAATATCTAACGGAAATGGGCGCCGATGCATTTTATGAACGTGAAAGGTCAGCGCCTACCGGTTTGGCATTCGCCGGTGCCGATGGCTCGGAAAAAAAAGGCTTTAAAAAGCCATTTCAAGTTGAACACGAAAGTCATAAATATTGGGTTTACCAGCCAAATCGCCAAACTACGATTGGCAAACAGATATCTGCACGCTTGAAGAAATTAGCCACATTCAATTTCTCGAATTACGCAGTTACTGAGTTTTCAGTGAATGTTCATAAATTTGACGCTGGTCGATTGTATTTTTCTGTCGCCGGTTTTTATAAAAGCACCCTGGTATTCAAAATCCCGTTCGGCGACGACCCGGTAACTATTCCTCCCGATTTTCGCGAAATCAAAAAAAGCGAATTTATCGCATTGACCGAGGAGTAA
- a CDS encoding helix-turn-helix transcriptional regulator → MKLHVQLLQRGPMTPRQAAVLCRLCTGMTRQQIADETCRSYGCVSKQVEAIAEKLGAHSAAEIVAKAVANQLVQITIKTWLLLCFCTCCLGDQLNTDLRRPPHCPRPPLSRCHTRNQTPRFQRDT, encoded by the coding sequence ATGAAACTCCACGTCCAACTGCTGCAACGCGGCCCCATGACCCCACGGCAGGCCGCCGTACTCTGCCGGCTTTGCACCGGCATGACCCGCCAGCAGATCGCCGACGAAACCTGCCGCTCATACGGCTGCGTCAGCAAACAAGTGGAAGCCATCGCCGAAAAACTCGGCGCCCACAGCGCCGCGGAAATCGTCGCCAAAGCCGTAGCCAATCAGTTAGTGCAAATCACTATCAAAACCTGGCTTTTGCTCTGCTTCTGCACCTGCTGCCTGGGCGACCAACTTAACACCGACCTGCGCCGACCGCCGCACTGCCCGCGGCCGCCGCTCAGCCGCTGCCATACCCGCAACCAAACCCCGCGCTTTCAACGCGACACTTGA